One Ogataea parapolymorpha DL-1 chromosome VI, whole genome shotgun sequence DNA window includes the following coding sequences:
- a CDS encoding Bud emergence protein 1 has product MSSYIAQVPGELSFKSGDFFYVNQQVDHNDTYVEAHDPVRNIKGRVPASHFKFFDKTHKPTGESPSSSASASPMVPNNFSPTTSVKKKVSPQPSLYGRLLYDFKAERQDELDVSAGDSIIICAHHEYEWFIGKFFDKIGEPGLVPVSYVQLFDITSKVPYSGSAKDIIDRERIPTIEEWKAIKNRHKASARTVGMAAQRNDLSRSSSANRSRATEPTPAYAIDVNIESFSCTNGKYWYLVRVIFNNGVVRSLCRYYEDFFNFHQNVLNTWPKEGGKFDTKDKRDRIIPFIPGPLMEVSESLCHKRLVDLDVYLKGLIQLPDYISKSVLVNSFFEIYDGDQEFTNTEGIQKIPIQPLRSPPNMIILNKTDSSEGHPHHSTRNSQYQQDRLSHYERTNSNNRSNSVQMQQQQRRMSSMSSSSSSMRVISNPSNNGIHYISNSSVNTPNEQTSETVNKIKLKFYYKDDIFAIVVPENIALANLRKLIVPRIDEFNEPNADQKLKLVPKNTNNANQSEFHPGDVISSDSELWSSPNFCDKGKFLVVL; this is encoded by the coding sequence ATGAGCTCTTACATAGCGCAGGTACCTGGTGAACTAAGCTTTAAATCTggcgattttttttatgtGAATCAGCAAGTTGATCACAACGATACTTACGTTGAAGCGCATGATCCTGTGAGAAATATCAAGGGTAGAGTACCTGCGTCACATTTCAAGTTTTTTGATAAAACACACAAACCTACTGGTGAAAGTCCTTCCTCCAGTGCCAGTGCAAGCCCTATGGTTCCAAACAATTTCTCACCTACAACAAGCGTCAAAAAAAAGGTTTCTCCTCAGCCATCACTTTATGGAAGGTTACTGTACGACTTCAAAGCAGAAAGACAAGATGAGCTTGACGTGTCAGCCGGAGACAGTATTATCATTTGTGCTCACCACGAGTATGAGTGGTTCATAGGAAAGttttttgacaaaataGGCGAACCTGGACTCGTTCCCGTTAGCTatgtccagcttttcgatATCACATCCAAAGTGCCGTACTCGGGTTCAGCAAAAGATATTATCGACAGAGAAAGAATACCCACTATCGAGGAATGGAAAGCAATTAAGAACCGCCACAAAGCAAGCGCAAGAACAGTTGGAATGGCTGCTCAACGAAATGATTTATCTAGGTCGTCTTCCGCTAACAGAAGTCGAGCAACGGAGCCAACCCCTGCTTATGCAATCGACGTAAACATAGAATCGTTTTCTTGCACTAACGGGAAGTACTGGTACCTAGTTCGAGTGATTTTCAATAATGGCGTTGTGAGAAGCCTGTGCCGCTACTACGAAGACTTTTTCAACTTCCATCAAAATGTCCTCAATACTTGGCCTAAAGAAGGAGGAAAGTTTGACACCAAGGATAAGAGAGATAGAATAATCCCATTTATTCCTGGTCCCTTGATGGAAGTCAGCGAAAGCCTCTGTCACAAGCGCCTTGTTGATTTGGATGTTTATCTCAAAGGGCTAATCCAACTCCCGGACTATATCTCCAAGAGTGTGCTAGTGAATTCTTTCTTCGAGATATATGATGGTGATCAAGAATTCACCAACACCGAAGGAATTCAGAAAATACCTATCCAGCCCCTAAGAAGTCCTCCCAACATGATaattctcaacaagacTGACTCTTCAGAAGGCCATCCTCATCACAGCACAAGAAATTCACAATATCAACAAGATAGATTGTCACACTACGAAAGAACAAATTCAAACAATCGCTCAAACAGCGTAcagatgcagcagcaacagcgacGGATGTCCTCAATGtcatcttcgtcatcaTCTATGAGAGTAATTTCAAATCCTTCAAACAATGGCATTCATTACATTTCGAATAGCAGTGTAAATACCCCAAACGAGCAAACGTCAGAGACTGTAAACAAGATCAAACTGAAATTTTACTACAAAGACGACATTTTTGCAATCGTGGTTCCCGAAAACATAGCTTTGGCAAATTTGCGGAAACTCATTGTTCCTAGGATTGACGAGTTCAATGAGCCCAATGCAGATCAGAAACTGAAGCTCGTTCCCAAAAACACAAATAATGCAAACCAGTCGGAGTTCCATCCAGGCGACGTGATCTCTTCTGACTCCGAATTATGGAGTTCCCCCAACTTTTGCGACAAGGGCAAGTTTTTGGTCGTTCTTTAA
- a CDS encoding Diphthine synthase yields the protein MLYLIGLGLSHATDITVRGLEVVKRCKRVYLEAYTSILMAADKESLEEFYGRDVILADRELVESGSDQILDNAQEDDIAFLVVGDVFGATTHTDLVIRARELGIKVEAIHNASVMNAVGACGLQLYTFGQAVSIVFFTENWRPDSFYDKIMENRKIGLHTLLLLDIKVKEPNYDELMKGRLVYEPPRYMSVATCCQQLLEVEEKRKERAYTPQTPCVAVSRLGSPTQSFKAATLQELADYDAGEPLHSVVMLGSQVHELELEYLLEFADNKDAYRAAVAADQELFAKN from the coding sequence ATGTTGTACCTTATCGGTCTAGGTTTGTCGCATGCTACTGACATTACAGTGAGAGGTTTGGAAGTGGTGAAAAGGTGTAAACGTGTGTATCTGGAAGCATACACATCCATTCTTATGGCAGCTGATAAAGAGTCGCTGGAGGAATTTTATGGAAGAGATGTGATTCTTGCTGACAGAGAGCTAGTTGAAAGTGGATCAGATCAGATTTTGGACAATGCCCAAGAAGACGATATTGCTTTTCTTGTGGTTGGAGACGTTTTTGGTGCCACAACACACACTGACCTGGTGATAAGAGCCAGGGAACTGGGTATCAAGGTGGAAGCGATTCACAATGCCTCAGTGATGAATGCAGTCGGAGCATGTGGGCTCCAGCTTTACACATTTGGACAGGCAGTCTCTATTGTCTTTTTCACCGAGAACTGGAGACCAGACTCATTTTACGATAAAATAATGGAGAACAGAAAGATTGGACTGCACACCCTTCTCTTGCTAGACATCAAAGTGAAGGAACCTAATTACGATGAATTGATGAAAGGAAGACTTGTTTATGAGCCTCCTAGATATATGTCAGTGGCCACATGCTGTCAACAATTGCTGGAAGTTgaagagaagagaaaaGAGAGAGCATATACTCCACAGACTCCTTGCGTTGCCGTGTCACGTTTAGGGTCTCCAACACAATCCTTCAAAGCTGCGACCCTTCAAGAACTTGCAGACTACGATGCTGGTGAGCCACTTCACTCCGTTGTGATGCTCGGAAGCCAAGTTCATGAACTCGAATTGGAATATTTGTTGGAATTTGCAGACAACAAGGACGCCTATAGAGCAGCTGTTGCAGCCGACCAGGAACTTTTTGCTAAAAACTGA
- a CDS encoding Acetolactate synthase small subunit, mitochondrial, which translates to MISTKASRAFVGRVLTLARNNSSSTSALAYKNLHRNKKRPHLPTLDAPNWSAGAAVSSIIYETPLPSKAPKNQHVLNCLVQNEPGVLSLVSGTLAARGFNIDSLVVCNTEVKDLSRMTIVLDGQDAVIEQARRQIEDLVPVYAVLDYSNTEIIKRELLLARISLLGSEYFQELIAHHNEQVDEIPEDLHKSQFHPNNLPPSQALRQKYEHLDAITTLTKQFGGKVVDVSDRNCVVELCAKPSRVSAYIALVQPFGILEIARSGMMALPRTPLEAFSSENGTDPSKDASDVVDASQLPPG; encoded by the coding sequence ATGATCAGTACAAAAGCCAGCAGAGCCTTTGTAGGCCGTGTGCTGACATTGGCAAGGAACAACAGCTCTTCCACATCAGCACTGGCTTATAAGAATTTgcacagaaacaaaaaaagACCGCATCTGCCTACTCTTGATGCTCCAAACTGGTCCGCAGGTGCAGCCGTCTCTTCTATCATCTACGAGACTCCGCTTCCATCCAAGGCTCCAAAAAACCAGCATGTGTTGAATTGCCTGGTTCAAAATGAGCCAGGAGTGCTGTCGTTGGTTTCAGGAACGCTCGCTGCAAGAGGATTCAACATTGACTCATTAGTTGTTTGCAACACCGAGGTTAAGGATTTGAGTCGTATGACTATCGTCTTGGATGGTCAAGACGCAGTGATTGAGCAAGCAAGACGCCAAATCGAAGACTTGGTGCCTGTATACGCTGTGCTAGACTACTCTAACACAGAGATTATCAAGAGGGAGCTTTTATTAGCAAGAATCTCGCTTCTAGGCTCTGAATACTTCCAAGAGCTTATTGCTCACCATAATGAGCAAGTGGATGAGATTCCTGAGGATTTACACAAGTCTCAGTTCCACCCTAATAACTTGCCACCTTCTCAAGCATTGAGACAAAAATACGAGCATCTCGATGCTATCACTACTTTGACCAAACAGTTCGGTGGAAAGGTTGTTGATGTGTCGGACAGAAATTGCGTGGTTGAACTATGTGCTAAGCCAAGCAGAGTGAGTGCTTATATCGCCCTGGTGCAGCCATTTGGAATTCTGGAAATTGCCAGATCTGGAATGATGGCTCTTCCAAGAACACCACTAGAGGCTTTCTCCTCGGAGAATGGTACTGATCCAAGCAAGGATGCGTCTGACGTTGTTGACGCTTCCCAGCTGCCTCCAGGTTGA
- a CDS encoding putative membrane protein codes for MSESTPLLPINNERTSKPTWKRYRLDVYIPMVLIASFFFTAFLTFALRVRPQLGDIVAQGTDFDSDEIKLLGVDDDGGILLEVKGANYNNYSRIEDPISRAYFKFGGFTIRKLNLAVDDLEMTVFDESKGDYKTMGTVQIAPFGVRITDTTQSDLTLFVKVYPKAEGVLGVIKRIILSGNSELRLQGNASVKILVLNGYIPVSNLIIPLDLLI; via the coding sequence ATGTCTGAAAGTACGCCACTGCTACCAATCAACAATGAACGCACTTCAAAGCCAACATGGAAGCGCTACCGTTTAGACGTTTATATTCCAATGGTTTTGATTGCAAGTTTCTTCTTTACAGCCTTTCTCACTTTTGCTCTCAGAGTCAGACCGCAATTAGGCGATATAGTTGCTCAAGGTACTGACTTTGATTCAGATGAGATCAAGCTTCTGGGTGTGGACGATGATGGAGGCATACTTTTGGAAGTGAAAGGGGCAAACTATAATAACTATAGTCGTATCGAGGATCCTATAAGTAGGGCTTACTTCAAATTTGGAGGGTTTACAATTCGGAAGCTCAACCTTGCTGTTGACGACCTAGAAATGACGGTTTTCGATGAATCCAAGGGAGATTATAAGACTATGGGGACTGTGCAAATTGCTCCATTTGGCGTGCGGATCACCGATACGACGCAATCCGATCTGACATTATTTGTCAAGGTATATCCCAAAGCCGAAGGCGTTTTGGGTGTGATAAAGAGAATCATACTCTCGGGTAACTCAGAATTACGGCTTCAAGGAAATGCAAGCGTGAAGATACTTGTTCTCAATGGGTACATCCCGGTGTCCAATCTTATTATACCTTTAGACTTACTTATCTGA
- a CDS encoding Type II myosin heavy chain, required for wild-type cytokinesis and cell separation, which yields MADNGLLVDGLVWLPDPHQTFVKGRIIETINDGKQVKVKPENSQGNLVILDIDKIERCNPPQFDKCQDMASMTYLSEPSVVNNLMLRYEEDSIYTCSGLFLVAVNPYKELNIYNKSFVNMYKDSRSDKNGSSEKDQKLTSCKPHIFAISEEAFQNLITDGKDQSILVTGESGAGKTETTKKVIQYLLAVVSTDNNSSTPSSFESQILEANPILESFGNAQTVKNLNSSRFGKFIKIHIQHSTRRLVGAHIDWYLLEKSRVVLQDKIERNYHVFYQFLKGASESELKKLKLSRSFQQYGYLKDTNHAVSGINDKEDYLKLQKALEVMKFSKEEKGHIFKTIATILHLGNLTFKNRGKDDRQAHFSDDAPVNTVSELLGVSENELRTALLTSKVKAGREFVTQQRTASQAKFTIDALSKSLYERLFRFLVDKINDNFNRNSSLSMEAQNFVGILDIAGFEIFERNSFEQLCINYTNEKLQQFFNHHMFVLEQSEYLREGISWNYVDFGQELKPTIELIEGSSSNKIGIFSLLNEECVVPKGSDTSFLEKLHRELESKTNQKNSRYKPSKLRDAFLVQHYAGTVEYSVDGWLDKNKDPLSNALVEILSESKDKFVRALFDSSIETNLTISPVKGGQRRGDRFRTVAQRHKEQLNDLMKQLSATHPHFVRCILPNTNKMPGQFDKKLVLEQLRCNGVLEGIRIARSGYPNRIEFDQFAETYWLLAKNTASSRSLRRRSKEICEIILKDLHLDPEVYKIGTTKLFFRNGVLAKLEKEKTRRLSAMVSEFNAVARGVILRGRTKAQLAKMQASRIIAKNFTVYNSVSNDPWFRIVSQVKPLLANSDSSQSFFNQKIKTLEKKINVLKVEKEMETQSKNKLSEELASLTGAIEIDRKLLADKTKYLDTLQVNHVKLENQLKDKQVELQELQDNYKASKTAIEQEKRHLLEKLNTLTEELEANNKDANSLREEIKTLKNSSMEKDERIKQLEATLESAKADMSKKLQQKTDEVLESQQQRKDILNEFEALQKTLREHQQEQLILSRTIQNKEDQTAEIGKAKEMYLELQNKYKQLQHEYGEAKALLEAKITDEINFDRGKQKYDREIKDLKQALEEMKTEVEVGKRDSTRLSQELKNAKSEINHLNKIKRGLDVKLAEYQLKSSKRPEMQDTADIELLQTRLASEAYENRQLRAQLKKLASGKDIIPGDLSDELSAERAANRRLEKLNIDLQKELLHYKNNSRESRGLERLEEDYKSKYQLAEIKLQSMEDKLKISLSSPLKDRTREFGNQTNIESPEKNPLIVKQENLRLSSMLNESQTKLRRLQMSNAANFAQQEQSIQLNSKLQILTNKNQSLQESLDFYKARAENYYSKIEAAEVAVQTAKRAEENLRNELNQTKQRLTKAQQEYRNSDLTVAKLNTQIRDLERDLSDKVFELRKLQEAYNALKDKYENAEELRLSSSSNQADSKDREIKLLNNDLLQLMDKETELNKQIKNVTMQLESSKKEVRTIKFSNSELLKENEQFKRALTETMYKNDKLTTERQEHLMRLETLTSQVKALKTSNEDLLQERDSLLESKRELEAKVSEITAEFDKYLAKAKDDAENAATVVQLRGELEKTSQEALELKEKLQQHDEKLREYEAKMADLQRDSLMVIEENKALTKFNKQLKIKVDDMVLDHQKEMESERKHWTTRVQELEEKIYLHNATKRDEDQKLYNLERLVKDYEHRNEIQTSTIERYRDDVKNLEETVTRLDSKLEVLQQKEAEATLRAKRALRELDDSREKALLLERELLDWRTTSTE from the exons ATGGCTGACAATGGCTTGCTAGTTGACGGTCTGGTATGGTTACCAGACCCGCACCAGACATTTGTGAAAGGACGTATCATCGAGACTATAAATGACGGAAAACAGGTCAAAGTGAAACCTGAAAACTCACAGGGAAACCTCGTCATCTTGGACATCGACAAGATTGAGCGCTGCAATCCTCCGCAGTTTGACAAGTGTCAGGATATGGCTTCAATGACGTATCTCAGCGAGCCTTCAGTTGTGAACAACCTTATGTTACGCTACGAAGAAGACTCTATCTACACCTGTTCCGgtttgtttctggttgCAGTCAATCCTTACAAGGAGCTCAATATCTACAATAAAAGTTTTGTTAATATGTACAAGGATTCCAGGTCGGACAAAAATGGCTCATCCGAGAAAGACCAGAAGCTGACCAGTTGCAAACCTCATATTTTCGCTATCAGTGAAGAGGCCTTCCAAAACTTGATCACTGACGGCAAGGATCAGAGTATTTTGGTCACTGGAGAATCTGGAGCCggaaaaacagaaactaCAAAGAAAGTGATCCAATACCTGCTCGCCGTTGTTTCCACTGACAACAATAGCTCTACACCCTCTAGTTTTGAAAGCCAAATTTTGGAAGCCAACCCGATACTTGAAAGCTTCGGTAATGCTCAGACGGTGAAAAATCTCAACTCATCAAGATTTGGTAAATTCATCAAGATCCATATTCAACACTCTACAAGGCGATTGGTCGGTGCGCATATTGACTGGTATCTACTTGAAAAATCACGGGTCGTTCTTCAAGACAAGATAGAGAGAAATTATCATGTATTTTATCAATTCCTCAAAGGTGCATCTGAGAGCgaactcaaaaagctgaaattAAGTCGTTCATTCCAGCAGTATGGCTACCTCAAAGATACCAATCATGCTGTCTCTGGGATAAATGACAAAGAGGACTACTTAAAACTTCAAAAAGCTTTGGAGGTGATGAAATTCAGCAAGGAAGAAAAGGGCCACATCTTCAAAACCATTGCCACCATTTTGCATCTAGGAAACCTCACATTCAAGAACCGCGGTAAAGATGACCGTCAGGCTCATTTCAGCGATGATGCTCCTGTCAATACAGTTTCTGAACTCCTGGGAGTGTCAGAAAATGAGCTTAGAACCGCTTTGTTAACATCCAAAGTTaaagctggaagagaatTCGTCACTCAGCAACGTACGGCTTCTCAAGCTAAATTTACCATTGATGCACTTTCAAAGTCATTATATGAACGTTTGTTCCGATTTTTGGTGGATAAGATCAACGACAATTTTAACCGTAACTCTTCGCTATCAATGGAAGCACAAAATTTTGTGGGCATTCTCGATATTGCAGGGTTCGAGATCTTTGAAAGAAACTCCTTTGAGCAACTATGCATCAACTACACCAATGAGAAGTTACAACAGTTCTTCAACCATCATATGTTTGTCTTGGAGCAAAGCGAATATCTGCGGGAAGGTATCAGTTGGAACTATGTTGACTTTGGTCAGGAGCTCAAGCCCACAATAGAGCTGATTGAAGGATCTTCCTCCAATAAGATTGGAATATTCTCGCTCTTGAATGAGGAGTGTGTTGTTCCTAAGGGGTCAGATACTTCTTTCCTTGAAAAACTGCACCGAGAACTCGAGTCAAAAACGAACCAAAAGAATTCTAGGTACAAGCCAAGCAAGCTTAGAGACGCATTCCTTGTTCAGCACTACGCTGGCACAGTTGAGTATTCTGTGGATGGCTGGCTCGACAAGAACAAAGACCCACTTAGTAATGCTCTGGTTGAAATTCTGTCAGAATCCAAAGATAAGTTTGTTAGAGCCTTGTTTGATTCCTCTATTGAAACCAACCTCACAATCTCTCCGGTCAAAGGAGGTCAAAGAAGAGGCGACAGATTCAGAACTGTCGCCCAAAGGCATAAGGAACAACTCAACGACTTGATGAAGCAACTGTCTGCCACTCATCCTCATTTTGTGAGATGTATTTTGCCCAACACAAACAAAATGCCAGGACAGTTTGATAAAAAGCTTGTTCTCGAGCAACTTAGATGCAATGGTGTTTTGGAAGGCATTCGTATAGCCAGATCTGGATATCCCAATAGGATCGAATTTGACCAATTTGCTGAAACTTACTGGcttttggccaaaaataCAGCATCTTCTAGAAgcttgagaagaagaagcaaagaaaTTTGTGAAATCATTCTCAAAGATTTGCATCTGGATCCTGAAGTTTACAAGATTGGTACAACTAAGTTGTTTTTCCGTAATGGAGTCCTCGcgaagctggagaaagaaaagaCACGAAGATTATCAGCAATGGTTTCTGAGTTTAATGCCGTTGCTCGAGGTGTGATACTGAGAGGAAGAACCAAAGCTCAGCTAGCAAAAATGCAAGCCTCTCGTATCATAGCGAAAAATTTCACCGTCTACAACAGTGTCTCCAACGATCCATGGTTTAGAATTGTTTCTCAAGTAAAGCCTTTGCTTGCAAATTCTGATTCCTCTCAGTCCTTCTTcaatcaaaaaataaagacgctggagaaaaagatcaaTGTTCTTAAAGTGGAAAAGGAAATGGAGACACAATCAAAGAATAAACTCTCAGAAGAACTCGCGTCATTAACAGGAGCAATTGAAATTGATAGGAAATTACTGGCAGACAAAACTAAATATTTGGATACACTGCAGGTTAATCATGTCAAACTTGAAAACCAGTTGAAGGACAAACAGGTGGAATTGCAGGAGCTTCAAGATAACTATAAAGCTTCCAAAACGGCAATcgagcaagaaaaaaggCACCTACTTGAGAAACTAAACACTCTGACAGAGGAGTTGGAAGCAAACAATAAAGATGCGAACTCTCTTCGGGAAGAAATCAAGACCCTGAAGAACTCGTCTATGGAGAAGGATGAACGGATTAAACAGCTTGAAGCAACTCTTGAGTCTGCAAAGGCAGATATGAGCAAGAAGCTCCAACAAAAG ACCGATGAAGTACTCGAAAGCCAACAACAGCGGAAAGACATACTGAATGAATTTGAGGCTCTGCAGAAAACCCTtcgagaacatcaacaagaacagTTGATCTTGAGTAGAACTATACAAAACAAAGAAGACCAGACAGCAGAGATaggaaaagcaaaagagATGTATCTCGAGCttcaaaataaatataaaCAATTGCAGCACGAATACGGAGAGGCAAAAGCTCTGCTGGAGGCAAAGATCACTGATGAGATCAATTTTGACCGCGGCAAGCAAAAATATGATAGAGAAATCAAGGATCTGAAACAGGCATTGGAAGAAATGAAGACAGAGGTGGAGGTCGGGAAAAGAGATTCGACAAGGTTGTCTcaggagctcaaaaatgccaaaTCCGAAATCAATCATCTaaacaagatcaagagaGGTTTAGATGTTAAACTTGCAGAATATCAGTTGAAGTCATCCAAAAGGCCTGAAATGCAAGACACTGCAGATATCGAGCTTCTGCAAACTAGACTTGCATCTGAAGCATATGAAAACAGACAGCTAAGAGCTCAACTCAAAAAGCTAGCCTCTGGGAAAGATATAATACCTGGCGATTTATCTGACGAGCTTTcagctgaacgagctgctaACAGGCGCCTCGAAAAATTGAACATTGActtgcaaaaagagcttcTTCATTACAAGAATAATTCCCGTGAGTCGAGAGGATTAGAACGGTTGGAGGAGGATTACAAGTCGAAATACCAACTTGCAGAAATAAAATTGCAGTCCATGGAAGACAAACTCAAGATTTCATTATCAAGCCCATTGAAAGATCGCACCCGTGAGTTTGGTAACCAGACTAATATTGAGTCTCCCGAGAAGAATCCTCTTATTGTTAAACAAGAAAACTTGAGGTTGAGTTCAATGCTGAACGAGTCTCAAACGAAACTGAGAAGACTGCAAATGAGCAATGCTGCGAACTTTGCACAACAGGAGCAATCCATCCAACTGAACTCGAAGCTGCAAATTTTGACAAACAAGAACCAGTCTTTACAAGAATCTCTGGATTTCTATAAGGCTAGGGCCGAAAACTACTATAGTAAGATTGAGGCAGCCGAGGTTGCTGTTCAAACCGCCAAACGCGCCGAGGAAAATTTAAGAAATGAATTGAACCAAACGAAGCAAAGGCTAACTAAGGCACAACAGGAATACCGCAATTCAGATCTTACGGTGGCTAAGCTCAACACTCAAATCAGAGATCTTGAAAGGGATCTGTCAGACAAGGTGTTTGAGCTAAGAAAGTTGCAAGAAGCGTACAATGCTCTTAAAGACAAGTATGAGAATGCGGAGGAGCTTAGATTgtcctcatcgtccaaTCAAGCGGATTCAAAAGACCGAGAAATTAAATTGTTAAACAACGACTTACTACAGCTTATGGACAAAGAGACTGAACTGAACAAACAGATTAAGAATGTCACAATGCAGCTTGAAAGTTCAAAGAAAGAAGTTCGTACCATCAAGTTCAGCAACAGCGAGTTGTTAAAAGAAAATGAACAATTTAAGAGAGCACTCACTGAGACGATGTACAAAAATGACAAGCTCACAACAGAGAGACAAGAGCACTTAATGCGACTGGAAACTCTTACATCACAAGTAAAGGCCCTCAAAACTTCGAACGAGGATCTTTTGCAGGAGAGAGATAGCCTGCTGGAGTCAAAGCGTGAGTTGGAGGCGAAAGTTTCAGAAATCACCGCAGAATTTGATAAATACCTTGCTAAGGCCAAGGATGATGCAGAGAATGCAGCTACAGTTGTCCAACTCCGTGGAGAATTAGAGAAGACAAGCCAAGAGGCACTGGAATTGAAAGAGAAGCTTCAGCAGCACGACGAGAAATTGCGCGAATACGAAGCCAAAATGGCTGATCTTCAAAGAGACTCATTGATGGTGATTGAGGAAAACAAAGCTTTGACAAAGTTCAACAAGCAACTGAAAATAAAGGTTGACGACATGGTATTGGATCACcagaaggagatggagTCCGAGCGGAAACACTGGACTACCAGAGTTCAAGAACTTGAAGAGAAAATATACTTGCATAATGCCACCAAGCGTGACGAAGACCAAAAGCTCTACAATCTTGAGCGCTTGGTCAAGGACTATGAGCATCGCAACGAGATCCAGACTTCTACCATTGAACGTTACAGGGATGATGTTAAGAATTTAGAGGAAACGGTGACAAGGCTTGATTCAAAATTGGAGGTTTTGCAGCAGAAGGAAGCTGAAGCTACTCTTCGTGCAAAACGAGCATTGCGGGAGCTCGATGATTCGAGAGAGAAAGCTTTATTGTTGGAAAGGGAGCTTCTTGATTGGCGTACCACCAGTACCGAATAA
- a CDS encoding Phosphoglycerate mutase translates to MPKLILVRHGQSEWNEKNLFTGWVDVSLSSVGEKEAARAGELLKESGLKPDILFTSKLTRAIQTANIALEKADRLFIPVVRSWRLNERHYGALQGKDKAATLAQYGAEQFQTWRRSYDVPPPPIEDSSEFSQFGDERYKDIDPNVLPKTESLALVIDRLLPYWQDTIAKELLEGKTVMIAAHGNSLRALVKYLDNISDKEIAGLNIPTGIPLVYELDENLKPTKPSYYLDPEAAAAGAAAVAAQGQKK, encoded by the coding sequence ATGCCAAAACTTATCCTTGTTAGACACGGTCAATCCGAATGGAACGAAAAGAATCTTTTTACCGGTTGGGTTGATGTGAGCCTTTCTTCAGTCGGCGAGAAGGAGGCCGCTAGAGCCGGTGAATTGCTCAAAGAATCTGGCCTTAAGCCGGATATCCTTTTCACCTCGAAATTGACTAGGGCCATTCAAACCGCTAACATTGCATTGGAGAAGGCAGATAGACTTTTCATCCCAGTTGTCAGATCGTGGAGATTGAACGAGAGACATTACGGTGCTTTGCAAGGTAAAGACAAGGCAGCAACTCTTGCACAATACGGCGCAGAGCAATTCCAAACATGGAGAAGATCATACGATGTTCCACCTCCACCAATTGAAGATTCTTCTGAATTTTCTCAATTTGGGGACGAGAGATATAAAGACATCGATCCCAACGTTTTGCCTAAAACAGAGTCTTTAGCACTTGTGATTGATAGACTGCTTCCATACTGGCAGGATACTATTGCCAAGGAGCTTCTGGAAGGAAAGACGGTCATGATTGCAGCCCACGGAAACTCGCTGAGAGCTTTGGTTAAATACCTGGATAACATTTCAGACAAGGAGATCGCTGGATTGAACATTCCAACCGGTATTCCTCTCGTCTATGAGTTGGACGAGAACTTGAAGCCAACTAAGCCATCTTACTATCTGGACCCGgaagcagctgctgctggtgcagctgcCGTTGCAGCACAGGGACAAAAGAAATAA
- a CDS encoding Subunit VI of cytochrome c oxidase: MISNVIKGALRQNSRLITRNVSLVSRARPMRPAQFMSIRKYSSDHHEETFEEFSIRYEKEFDEAYDLFEVQRVLNNCFSYDLVPSPSVIEKALRACRRVNDYATAVRVFEGLKHKVENKEQYQAYLDELKDVREELGIDLKEELFSAN, from the coding sequence ATGATTTCGAACGTTATTAAAGGTGCATTGAGACAGAACAGCAGATTGATCACCAGAAATGTGAGTCTCGTCTCGAGAGCTAGACCAATGAGACCAGCCCAATTCATGAGCATCAGAAAGTACTCTTCTGACCACCACGAAGAAACCTTTGAGGAGTTCTCCATCAGATACGAGAAGGAGTTCGATGAAGCTTACGACCTGTTCGAAGTCCAAAGAGTCTTAAACAATTGTTTCTCCTATGACCTGGTGCCTTCTCCATCCGTTATCGAAAAAGCTTTGAGAGCCTGCAGAAGAGTCAATGACTACGCTACTGCTGTTAGAGTTTTCGAGGGCTTGAAACACAAAGTTGAAAACAAAGAACAATATCAAGCCTACCTCGATGAGCTCAAGGATGTTAGAGAAGAGCTAGGCATTGATTTGAAGGAGGAATTATTCAGCGCAAACTAG